One genomic segment of Thalassospiraceae bacterium LMO-SO8 includes these proteins:
- a CDS encoding prepilin peptidase, with product MSLTAAIHAFPLALFTGLLGLAALTDLQEYRIPNSVTLAIAALFPVYALLPWAGVDVVGALAVGAAVLAGGTALFALGVFGGGDVKLMAAVSLWIGPSACLDFILVTALFGGAIALVQISHWRLAVAQVLADRGETGVAHTLLGRDVPYAVAIVAATFVTMPVPSLLGAAPALAG from the coding sequence ATGTCCCTCACGGCCGCCATTCATGCATTTCCCCTGGCACTGTTCACCGGCCTGCTCGGTCTGGCCGCGTTGACCGACCTTCAGGAATACCGCATCCCCAATTCGGTGACCCTGGCCATTGCGGCTCTGTTTCCCGTCTATGCCCTGTTGCCGTGGGCCGGCGTTGATGTCGTCGGCGCGCTGGCCGTTGGCGCCGCCGTGCTGGCCGGCGGCACGGCGTTGTTCGCGTTGGGTGTGTTCGGCGGCGGCGATGTGAAGCTGATGGCCGCCGTCAGCCTGTGGATCGGCCCGTCGGCATGTCTCGATTTCATCCTTGTTACGGCATTGTTCGGCGGCGCCATCGCCCTGGTTCAAATCTCGCACTGGCGCCTGGCCGTCGCCCAGGTCCTCGCCGACCGGGGGGAAACGGGTGTCGCGCATACCTTGCTCGGCCGTGACGTGCCCTATGCCGTGGCCATTGTCGCGGCCACGTTCGTCACCATGCCCGTGCCGTCTCTGCTGGGCGCCGCCCCGGCGCTGGCCGGTTAG
- a CDS encoding Flp family type IVb pilin — MKTTIIKLLKDESGATAIEYGLIAALVSVAAIGALTTMGESLETMFTTVSTKLNEAVAP; from the coding sequence ATGAAGACCACGATCATCAAACTGCTGAAGGACGAGTCCGGTGCCACGGCCATTGAGTACGGCCTGATCGCCGCCCTGGTCTCGGTTGCCGCCATCGGCGCCCTGACCACCATGGGCGAGTCCCTGGAGACCATGTTCACCACCGTTTCCACCAAGCTCAACGAAGCCGTCGCCCCGTAA